TTCTGCTAAAAAGTGGAGAAGTGGCTCTCCAGCCTCTCGGGTAGGACCTGGTTATAACACCCCTGCTCCCAGGTGTGCCATGTGCTGCAGCACCATACGATGGATGCAAACCTCAGTGCAATGCGCCGTACAGTGTGAAACTCTACAGGGCAAGCCTCAATACAGCGCTGTTGTACTTTGCAAAGCGTGCCACGCGGTTTGGGTTTGGTGTCAATCTGGAAAGAAACTACTGGCTTAATCCGGAGGTTGAACCCAGCTGCCCCGTGGAGGGGCACCATCGGCCTGCGCTCCGGGATGGTTCCATGGTTTATAGTCTTTTAACAGGCTTCACTCCCACAGCACCACCCTCGCTGTGCTGCTTGGTGAGCTTAAATAccaaaatctaaaataaaaccTGGTGGATCAACACAGGACCAGGGCCTCCATGTTGCCAGGCTGTACAGGGGGCTTTGGTGCCATGGTAGTTTTCTGGGGCTGGGTTCACTAGGGCTTTTCCAGAAGGTCGTCATGCTCTACAGAGAACCAGCTGCAATGCTCGCATCAGAGTTCTGTTTATCTGCCTGTCTCTCACTTGTGAGTGCAAGGGCTCAGGTCACTGAAGCAACACCGCACGTGCTGCTGTGGTCGTGCTGCAGTGGACTCCCAGCCTGAGCCCAGCTGAGATCCACcacagcaccaccagcagccatTCTCTAAAAGTCAGGAGGATTTAGGAGACCAGTAATACAGGAGACCAGTAACAGGATTATGAATGTTGTTCCCTTGCTCACCACCATTCACAAGAGCTCAGTTGTCCCGTTAAAGCTCTGCCACGCGCACCGTGGGCGAGGACCTGATGCCTCTTCCTTGCCTCAAAACTAGGGAATATCATTGGAAGTCACAAGGTGCACATCATGGCCCTGTGGGAGGGTCAGCAAGCTCTGGGGTACTCACAGGCGCTGGTCTGTGCAGAACAGGCAATAGCAACCCCCCTCCCTGGGTGGGTGAAGGATCAGTCAGCCCGAGGCAGCCACTTCCACCTGCAAACCAGCCTGGGGATGAGTCTCCATCACCTGCAACGTTCCTGCTGAGCTCAGgcttccttctccccttctgCCCAGCTACAGAGAGTTAGTTGATCCCCTTTTCCCAATCTCAACCTTTGGCTGTGTTTCAGGGGTGAACCagggcttggggctggggggaaccAAGGTCACTTAAACCAAGGTGGAAAAGATGGTGTCAAGATCTGGAAACCTGAAAGTGGCAGAGGTCAGTCATCTGAAGCCATCGGTATCTTCATCTTTGCTCAACGCTAGGAACCAGCCGCGTTTGCCTTGTGAACCAGACCTTCAGTGCCCTGGGCAAGTGGTCTGTCTTGTTCCTTCAGGGTGAGAGGCCAGATCCAGTAAAGATGCAGTGATCAAACAGTGATAGATAATCTGGATTTAACCAGGTGATGGTATCATCATGCTCCTTGTAAGCGCACAAGTTCATCTCAGAAAAGCATAAGAAAATCAccttaaaacattaaaagcttAAAACCATTTTCCCCATAGCAAGTGAATAGGGACGATGTTCCCAAAAGTTTCTTCAAATCAAACATGTCTGGAATGGGGTGACTTTACTGGGGTTACTAAATACTCAGTAACTGCTTGAATCAAGGACGGACAACAGGATTTGTGGTAGTGCTTAGGGTAGGGCTTGGGTTTTAAATGCAGGATGGTGTAATGACACTCACCCGCAGGACTGCAGATGTGTTTTGGTTCCCGATAATTTCTGTATCTGTACTTGCCTGAACAACGATGGATTTTAAAGCTGGTTGTCCCGAGTGAGTGACTGTCGGTTAGTTAAGAACACAAGGGTGAATGTTGACCTGGAGAGGCGTTCAGCATCAAAATCATTAGAGCTGTGCTCCCTGGTGGAATAAAAAGGGATTATCCTGATTCTGCTCCTCCCATCTTGCTCACCTGGCTTTTGAAACAAGACTTGTCTCTTTGACCGGGGACAGGGACAGCCACCTTTTCCATAGACATATACAAACGTCCCCTTATTTAAGCATCAAATCACcaacacaaaaacatttcctcCTCTAAGTAAGAGCCCCAAactgagctgctgtttgctgccacCCACACGCTATGGGAAGGGCTCTGGAGCCTGCCTGGGTTTTGCAACAGGATTTATCCAACAGAATGTTACCAACAGCAGGGAACACCACCTTTCCCCCGAGCTTGCAAGGTGCATTAGAGACACAAATTCAATTAAGcttcacagcagccctcagTGAGGTAGGCAGGCGGAGATTAGTCAAAGAATTAATTAGCAGAGAGAAGCCGAGTTAGAAAGTGAGTCTCTCCGTCACCTCTACCCTACCCTTGATAGGAGTTTCTAGGATAAACACGTTATTTGTTGGGTTACATTACAGGCAgactcctgcagctgcctttctgcacctgctgctgcactAAAAACCTCCCGAATAGTCACCCTGGCAGACCTGCCTCGGCTTGCCAGCACGGTGGGTGCCAGGGGTGCCGGGGAAGGGGGCTGCACCCCTCCTGCCATGGCTGAACCCAGCCGGGCGCCGGTCGGCCGCTCGCTCCCCACCCCGCTGGGATGGGAGGATAattggaaaaaggcaaaacctgtTGGTTGAGATAAGAagaatttaataactgaaatacagtaaataaataacaataataatagtattaATGatgaggagagggggagagagtgATAACACCCAAGTGACACAATACAACTGCCCACCccctgctgaccgatgcccagccggTCCCCCAGCAGCGATCGGCGGCCCccggccagctccccccagtcTCTGTACGGAGCATGGGggtctgtggtatggaatagccctgTGGCTAgctcgggtcagctgtcctggctctgctccctcccggctccttgtgcccctcctcactggcagagatGGGAAACGGAGAAGTCCTTGGCTCGGGGTGAGCACGACTTcgcaacaactaaaccatcgCTGTGGTATCAACGCTGTTCTCGCGCTAAATCCTAAAcgcagcactgtaccagctactgggGAGAAAAATTTAGCCTGTACCAGGCAAACCCAGGACATCTCCTCACAGGGGGGCACAAACACGGCACCCACCACACCTGCCCTAAGGAAACTTGCTGCCAACCTGGGGGGCTCTGCTGGCACGGTGCATTTGCAGAGGTGGTCAGAGGTGGCCACGGAGGCAGATCCAACAACCAGGATACTCGAACCCAAGCTGAAGTGGAGCACTGGAAACCAAAACCTTGATGAAAAGCCCAACTACTGCCCAACTCCTCCTGGGAGATGAGGACTTGCTCCCTGTTGCCCCAATAGCAGCACTTACCACAGCATTCTCCAGAAAACCCGGACAAAACCAAGGTCTCTCTGGCTTTGCTGATACAAAAAGCAAGTTACAGCTACTAACTGTAACCACaggttttcctttgaaagaggcaggacagaaaagggaagaaggacaATTCAGACCAATTTGAGAGATGGAGAAGTGAAATATGGACCCCGTGTCATGCTCACAGGTAAGTTTACAGCAAAGCCTAAAAATAACCCTCAAACTTCCAGGCCATTGCCTTAACCAGAGGAGCATCTCTTCTCTCTGGCCTCTGGCTCTTGTACTTGCTCTGTTGCCTTCTTTCCCACAGTTTGCAACACTATGACAACGTGAAAACTTGCCTGAAAGTGCAAGTGCATTTATTCAGCACAACTGAGCTCTGCTGGGTCTCTGGGTCTCTTTCACACAGGTGAATCgaggcaggggaagggctggAGCGCACGGCACTGAAGGGAACAATGTGACAGCTCTGTAATGTCATTTTTGTACCTCACTTTCCCCTACAAAACTCCAGTTGCAAGCTCATGCAACCAGTGCCTCCAGCACTGCCCTCTCGCATCCTTCAGTGTGAAACACAGGGGTTACAAGAGCACCACTACCCCCAAATTATAATGTTTTTTACAGTTATACTGTATTTAGGATCTGTAGGAGCCCTGGCCAGCCCGAGAGATGCTGCCTCCCACaactcttcctcttctgtcttGGTCaacccagctcccagctcaccAGTTTTGTCCCCATGAGCCCAGTCTCTTCcactccctctgctcctgccaggctcCCTCCTTGAGATGGGCCGCTTCCCACCACCTGGAAGGAGAAGCTGCTCCTGCCGGGGTGGTTGGGCTCCCAGGGCTCAGGCACCCATCTCTGTAGGGcagtggaggaaggagaagaccACGAGGCTGGTTCCCTGATGCAGGGCAAAGGGATCATtgggtgggagcaggcaggaggcaggggtCTGGCCCTGCTCACCTTCAGCTTCACGTGAACCAGGTAACATGCCAAAATGAGATGGACACAGGCTTTGTCTCCAGTCTCCAGTTTTCTGCATTCTTCACCCATACTCTTGTAAAAGGCCTTGCTCTTCGCTGGCTGCCACCCAGGCTAGGATGGAGGGTAGCTCCTCACAGCCTTTCAGACCAGTGTTTCTGGAGATAAGGCTTGACTCCTGTTTCACAGGACTTTCCAACAGGTTTCCTAGCAAGTGGTAAAGCACCTTTCCCCATGTGTGCATCTCCCTCCTGTACTGCTCATCCATGGCTTAACATCTgccactttttcctttcatctgaaAAGAGCCGACTGATGGGTAAGAGTTTGTCTGATCCCATCACTTGGGTTGGGATTGTCTCCAGGCCTGGGGAGCTTCTGGGTGGCCGAGGGAAAAGCAGGTGCCTGGGCACAGGTTATTTTCCCCTGTGCCGGGGTGCTGGGCTCAGAGTGGCACACTGCTCAGCTCAGCGCTCGCACAGACCCTGCTCCGCGCAgacaagaagaaacacaaaacattaaTGGACAGGAAATTCAAGGCAGTTTTCGCAGGACTTTCTCATGATTTAGGACTTTAGGTGTAAATTTTTCCCCTACTCCTCCCCTTGCACCCAACAGGGTTTGGCCACTTCAGCAGTGTAGGGAAGCCCATGTCTGGGAGATCCAGCCACCCAGGCACCGGCAGGAGCAGCACCTTGCTGGAGCTGCTACAGCCCAGGCAGTCCCTGCCCACAGGAACAACTCCTCGATAACACTGGAGGAGCACAGAGAAACCCTGAAACCCCTGCAGCGCTGCTACCAGTAGCTCTGGGGATGTGTGACAgaatgggaggaggaggaggcagaagctCAGGGACTGGATCTTCAGCAGCCACTCCACGGGATCTCCCAGGAATGTCTAGGGTGGCTCCCGGATCTTTCGCACTCACTTGGTGCTCCAGCATTTGCGAAAGGAGTCAGCGAAGCTCTTCTTAAACTTGACATTAGCAAACACATAAATCAGGGGATCCAGGCAGGTGTTTGCAATGGTGAACAGCCAGCTGATGTAATAGGCAGACTCCACTTGGTGCAAGAGCTTGCAAGACATGCCATAGTACTTCACAACAACGCCAACAGTCCTCAAGATGTGCAGGGGGCCAAAGCAGATGGCAAAAATCACCAGAGACACTGTTATTATCTGCAGAGAcctgcttttcatcttcttgcCTCTGGagctttttgttgctgctttagCAATGGCAGCTCCCAACAGAGCTCCACAAGTCAAGGAAATGGCAaagggcaggaggaaagagaaCACGACCAAAACCATGTTGTAGGAGTAGTAAAAAGAGGCCAACTCTGACTGATAAATGCTTAGGCATTTTGCTGAGCCACTGACAATTGAAGTCttaaggaagaagaagaaaggcagtCCTTGGACAAAGAGGATGAGCCAGATGAAGAAGCACAGTTTTCTCAAAAAGCTCTTCTTCTTCCAGACGGACTTGCTCTTGTACCGTACGATGACAAAGTACCGGTGAACACAGATGAGTGTCAGGAAATAGATGCTGCTGTACATGTGGATGCTCTGCAGGAAGACTTCAAACTGGCAGAGAAACTGCCCAAATGGCCACTGATTGCCGAGGCTGAAGTAAGAAATCCTCAGTGGAGTAGCAGGGATGACCAGGACGTCTCCCAGGACCAGGCTGAACTGCAAGATCATGCCTGAATCCCATTGCTTGATGCGGAAGCAGAACACCCAGAGGGTTGTGCCGTTCAGCAGGATGCAGCCCAGCAGGAGAAgggtccccagggcagggatggCGGGGTGCAGGCTCTGGGCCACGCAGTCCACGCTAGTGTTCATGAAGGTGAAGGAGTCCAGCAGCTCCAAAGACTTAGGAGAACCCTCTGTGCTGACCTGCAAGGGCTGGGtggagaaaagcaagcagtgaaaCCACCTGAGCTCATCATCTTAAGGCTGAGCTGGATcagaggcagcagtggctgAAGCAGCGGGGTCAGGTTTTCAAATGATCCTTGGTCCTGAAGGCCTGTGGCCAAAAGCTGACCACTGTTTATCTCGGCCTCCACAGGAGGAGACCTGGCAGGTGCAAGGGGCCAAGTCTTGCTTTTCACATGCAAGTGTATAACCTTGTGGGAACTGTGCTCAAACCTGCCATGCTCAGCACGACTTTCTCTGATTGTgctgcaaaggaaagagaaagggcTCCAAAggaacagcaggagcagctttAATGCTCACCACTACTAACTGCTGATGGGGGAAGATGAAATAGATGATGCTGTTACTGCTTGGCTCCAAAAGCCTCTGCATTTAAAATCACTGGTGAGATCCCAGCATCACCCACGGTGCAATTATTTCAGCCGGTTTTGTTACAGTGCACTTGGCAAGCAGCTCACCGACCTACTCCCTCTCCCGCTGCCAGGCttgccagccctgcagacagAGCAGCCCCCGTGCACCCTCCGTCTGCCTTGCTCAGCTGCCGTACCCAAACTTCTCCCATCGCCCTGCCCAGCAGGACACCCCGCTGGGTCCGAGGTGCTGCTGTTAGTTCACAGCCTGGTGAAGGGGGTGTCTCTGCTGCGCGAGTCGGGTCTCTGTTCCGGAGGGAGGACCACAGGGCAGGTGGCTGATGCTCTCTCCACCCACACCAGCTCATGCCCTTTGGGAACCTCTTTGTTGCTAGTGGTACCAACAGCTAGGGGGGCTGTTTGGGGGCACAGCATCCTCCAAAGCTGCTCTTTCCATTGAGCACAATTGTAACCATGAGGGGACCCAAAATTGTGCCAGGCTCCCATTGGCAGGAGCGATGGCAGGGCAAGGAGTGAGACTGTCACGGCAGCACTGAGCCCCATCTGGCAGGCACCAAGCCTGTCCCTTTTTGGGACGCAGCTTTTAAGCCCATTGGTGTCTCACCAGCAGTAAAACATTTCCTTGGCCATCTGGGACCCTCACATCCATATGTGGATAATTCTGAAATCAGACAGTTTTGATTATGTTTGAACACCTGGATTTACACCCTGGCTCTTAGCCATTGCTCACTCTGACCTTTGGGGTATGACCGTGTGGCATCCCAGCATCTCCCCAAAATGCTCTTTGGGATAATGGCTCCGTGTCATGAGCCATTTCCAGGAAGATGCTCtcagcctgccctgctgtggtcacagctcacagctctgcaccacaTCCTGAGAGACGTGGGTAAGCTCCTGGTGAGAAAAGTCTTAAAGGCATTCTTAGGACTGATGCATTTTCAGACAGAGGCACTTCTGACCTCTCGTGGCTTTGGTCAGCCAGAGGAACTTAAAGTGCCCCTTCCTGTGCGCTCTGCAGTGGCTGAGCGCGGCTTGAACAGCTCAGGAGGGGTCAAGAACCAGCTCATCCTCACCAGGGCTTCCCCAAACCTGGCTCAACCAGTGCCATTTCCTTAATCTAGCCTTTATCGCCCATTTTGGTAACTGGGAGTCTAAGCCAGGGGGTTGGGGAATGCCGATTACTATTTGCTAAGCCATTAGCTAAAGATGGTGGCTTCTAATACAGAGATGTCTACGGCTACTGCAGCCATCAACCATTggcttttttctgtctctcacaATATTTCCCCAAAAAAGCGCACTTTTCCAAATTAAGGactttttaatattgttttgttACTGCCTTTTGGCATCATTATCATCATCCCCAAAGCTCCAGAAATCCTACCCTGTTGCAGAGAGCAGCCACGCTGGCAGCAAGTGGATCCTTTCTTCTCTACTCAAAGCAGAACTGCTGCGGTGGCAATGACCAGCTCAGCTCTTGGGGTGACAAAAATCCACAAGGTCATGGGCTTCATTTTCCCCACACTAGCTGCAGCTCAGAATTGATGCCCACTCTgtagaaagcaaattttaatatatacaaTAATTTCTTAATGAAAGAGGCAGAGGATCTGTACTCTGAGAGGAGATGTTTTGAGCGgtgagaagaaaatacataagaattactgaaacatttgaaatttgCTTTAACTTCACAAggcaaagcaggagaaaaaaaaaagttctttttcatttaacttgAAGGTGAATTACCTGAGCCATTAGCCAAACACtttcctggaaaacagcagcGGAATTAGAGCTAATCTGGATGTGAAGGGGAGGAATGAGGACCAGCATCCAGCCCTGCATCTCTGAGCACTGCAGGGGTTTTGCTTGTTCTTTATGTAAAAAACCCTCACCTGTTTGAGCCCTTAGAAAACCTCAACAGCATTGCATGGAATTACACCCCTGGAGAGTTTTAGAAATGGATTCCTGTTAAAACAGAATATGAATAAAGCATCACGCACAGCCGCAGGGGAGACTTACCCTGTCCTCCCACGAGAGTCAGtccatgctgcagctggtggccgAGCTCCTTCAGACTCACCGAGAGAGGAACTGATGAGCTCCGGTGACCCTTGGCTGTACGATGGAAAGGAGAGCTCGGTGATGAAACCGCAGCAGCTTGGAGAACCGCgggcaggaaaagcagcagctgatttACAAGAACAGCTTGCTTTTGCTCAAAATCCTCCAAAAGCAAGAACCTCTGGGGTTGCTCTCCCCAGGGGAAGGACTAGGAGACGCTGGGGAGGGGAGCACAGTCCCTGCAAGTTGAGGATGCAGGTGATGCGGTTGCTTTGACATGCGTAGCCTGACCCCAGCCAAGCACCACAGCCGCAGCAGGAAGCATCGAGGGATGCAGAGTTCAGCAGGGCTGAGGTGACACTGCTCCCCCAAACCGCTGGGGTGCCAGCAGGTAGGTGACTGCAGCGGCGGGGCCACGTGGGTGAGCTGGGCAGGCAGTCAGAGTTTCCAGGTACTGCAGACACTAATAGCTAAGTAGCGATAACCTCAAAGGCAGGATCTGACACCAAAGGGAGGGCTTCAGCCCAAGAACTCGGCTATAGCATTTAAATACAGTGGGTTTGAGGTGCTGCTTATTATTCTTTTGGCTCAGTAAAAGCTGCAGATTCGGTGGGATCATAAGATTTGGATGGCGAGGCATGCCCCTGAGTCACATCAGATACAAGAACAAGCATCGTACTGTAGGCCAGAAAATGTGACTTTCTGAAACTGTCTCCTTGCTTCTTTCCCAAGCAAAAGATAAACCCCAAGGGGCTTTGCTGAGATACTCAGAAGATGATCCCAGTTGTGTTGACTCCAGCAATCTTCTGATCCAAGCCCAACTCATGAAACTCACTGCCACCAGCTCTAACCCATACACACACTTGCTTTGTAAGGCAGGACAGCATCCACAGCTGACATCAAAAGCCCAGAGGGTGAAATCCTAATGCTCCATCCCAATGAACTCTTTGGGACCAGATGGAAACAATCCCTGCAGGAAGGTTACTCCACAGATGGTCAAGACATGATGCTGTAGCACCTCCCCGAATGCTCCTGCTagcagccagcaccaggagGAGCGGGGCTTTCGCTGGCTCACCGTGGAAGGGCTAGAAATTTCTCTGAACCATTTCAAGCCAAAAAGGAAGTTTCTAAGAAAAGCATTTGGCGCACAGCCTACAGCCCACAGAGCCTATTTAGAGCggagccagcagcccccacagccGCCCGCCCTGGGACTTCATCTAACACGGCTGAGGCCACACGAGGTGACTCCCTTCCACCGGGCTGCATGGCCCTCCAGGAGCAGCACCGCCTCCGTGGCCTGCGGTGAGCACCAAGTAGCACGCTCAATTCTTTTTTTGGAGGGAGATGACCCTCTATTTTTATGATAAAGAACAgtggctgtgctggttttgtgtcAGAGACGTTGCTGGCCACAGCGCACGGGGTGTCATCTCAGGGGTTCCTGTGCAGAGTCGTTTCTTGCCATGGTGCTGTCATGGCACAGCCCTTCCTCGCTGAGGTGTCACCCTCTCCCCTCCGTGGGTGGCAAATGTGCGTCCAAGGGTGCTATGGGGGAGAAGCAGGGTGAGAGTGCAGAATGAGACCCAacccccgcccccgggggcaTCAGTTACCCCAGCAGACAGACACAAGCTGGCCGCCCTTGGCTGCATCCTCATTAGCCTTTAGTCAACCCAGTTAATTGTGCAAATACCAACCCTGAGCCCCGGCGGGGGTCTGGCCTGAGGCTGCTGGGTTGCATCGCTCCCTCAGGTCTCTGGGCTGAGCACCACTGGCGACTGGTGGATCCTGAGCCCTCCACCATCATCGGCCCCCACCACCAGGTGTGTTTCTGGGCAGGACTTTCTCCAACAGAGCTGCAAAGCAACCGGAATGTTtgcaaaaaaccaaagccaagcCTACAGCCATCTGAAGCAAGTGGTCTGCATCACGTGTTCCTCTGCTTACAGGATGAGAGAACAAACGTTTGTGCTGTCAATTCAGCATCAAAGATGCTTTCAGCCGCACTGGCTCACCCCCTACACCACCAGCTGT
The Falco naumanni isolate bFalNau1 chromosome 9, bFalNau1.pat, whole genome shotgun sequence DNA segment above includes these coding regions:
- the LOC121093755 gene encoding P2Y purinoceptor 4-like, which encodes MGEVWPLQVSTEGSPKSLELLDSFTFMNTSVDCVAQSLHPAIPALGTLLLLGCILLNGTTLWVFCFRIKQWDSGMILQFSLVLGDVLVIPATPLRISYFSLGNQWPFGQFLCQFEVFLQSIHMYSSIYFLTLICVHRYFVIVRYKSKSVWKKKSFLRKLCFFIWLILFVQGLPFFFFLKTSIVSGSAKCLSIYQSELASFYYSYNMVLVVFSFLLPFAISLTCGALLGAAIAKAATKSSRGKKMKSRSLQIITVSLVIFAICFGPLHILRTVGVVVKYYGMSCKLLHQVESAYYISWLFTIANTCLDPLIYVFANVKFKKSFADSFRKCWSTK